A section of the Candidatus Methylacidiphilales bacterium genome encodes:
- a CDS encoding putative Ig domain-containing protein has translation MSPYGAEAQPYRVWGTYYGGSQDDYAHAIAVDPQNGSVYLCGFTVSTSPTGAIATPGTHQTTFGGGGADVFLVKINPVNGQRIWGTYFGGNGEENFYNYEAGYVAVGPDSGVYLTGYTGSSSGIATSGTHQTVYSGGIDAFLAKFNPSNGQRIWGTYYGGPSVERAYAVEIDMTNGHVYLAGFTQSATGIATTGTQQPTFGGNTDAFLARFNPTNGQLVWGTYYGQSAGDIGYAVAVDPNDGSVYLAGATNSASGIATTGAHQTTFNGGGDGFIAKFNPLNGIRIWGTYYGGNQDDRVFAAAVGNDSSLYIAGTTLSNWPSSSIGTTGTFQPNMLSSSYNGFVARINPTNGQRIWGTYYGGTVGSVFGESIFVGLDNSVYFGGYTNSTSPIIASTGAYQPSYGGGTWDAFLAKFNPTNGQRIWGTYYGGPQSEWIHSLTNDPTTNAAYIGGWTSSTSGIATPGTHQTAFNGGLFDAFIAKFSEVFINLSNVPSCGIVGQTINATVTAQTAAGCLPITLSAATLPSGLTFNAIPNSGTVSGTLSATGVHTLSITGTDSCSSTTTYSKIIHVGTPPTLPNYPTVYGMVGFAMNFNASGTVHPFFTPASYSISPPLPSALTLNPSTGFITGSPSNTSPLTNYTVTITDSCGHTATSILPLQVVPYQSCSAINLSATATAPNCSSIQINWAPNAFCGTGDFVAIRYRIGTNPWIDVPNASRPSVPTLSTTLTGLSPSTTYEVQIQTVFGQNTAPNPAAWITIGHIAVPACPSAPTITGPASVTHCNPGAVSITMTATNSPTSWAVVGSLPTGLSLNTGTGVISGNVAVGVYSFTVTASNAGGTSAPFTVNLTVNSQPSITSAGSLSATLGQTFTHVVTATGTPTPSVTVSAISPAPGLDISGNTVLGTLSATGTFTYQATATNSCGTVNQTITITVTHTPATILLTQARLRAMHGSFQGDVALTLTGSISSVDPRRHTVARELVLTFNQAVTSINLEQELGPTITFGSPIFSGNTVRIPLSGLKNNVKYQVKINTVNGQTLMGVNKVNWRIIRGDVNGNGTVSAVDSAQATAHIGQAITNATFRSDVNADGSITSLDVTQVVSNNGAYVAP, from the coding sequence ATGTCTCCTTATGGGGCTGAAGCGCAGCCTTACCGAGTGTGGGGGACTTATTATGGAGGTAGCCAGGATGATTATGCTCATGCTATCGCCGTGGATCCGCAAAATGGGAGTGTCTATCTATGCGGTTTTACGGTTAGCACATCGCCTACAGGGGCTATTGCTACGCCAGGAACACATCAGACTACATTCGGCGGCGGAGGAGCCGATGTTTTCTTAGTAAAAATTAATCCAGTAAATGGCCAGAGAATATGGGGAACGTATTTCGGTGGAAACGGAGAGGAGAATTTTTACAACTACGAGGCTGGTTATGTCGCTGTCGGCCCTGACTCAGGAGTCTATCTTACGGGATATACTGGCTCTTCTTCAGGCATAGCGACTAGTGGCACTCATCAGACCGTCTACAGTGGAGGAATCGATGCTTTTTTAGCTAAATTTAACCCGAGCAATGGCCAAAGGATTTGGGGCACCTACTACGGCGGTCCCAGCGTTGAGCGTGCCTACGCCGTGGAAATCGATATGACCAACGGCCATGTCTATCTGGCAGGTTTTACACAATCGGCTACAGGAATAGCCACTACTGGGACCCAACAGCCAACTTTTGGGGGCAACACCGATGCGTTTTTGGCTCGGTTCAATCCCACCAACGGACAGCTAGTGTGGGGCACCTACTATGGACAATCCGCCGGCGATATCGGATATGCTGTTGCGGTTGATCCAAACGACGGATCTGTCTACCTCGCAGGGGCGACAAATTCCGCATCGGGAATTGCAACAACCGGCGCTCATCAAACTACCTTCAATGGCGGAGGGGATGGATTTATCGCTAAGTTCAACCCTCTTAATGGCATACGAATCTGGGGCACATACTACGGAGGAAACCAAGACGACCGTGTTTTCGCAGCAGCTGTGGGTAATGATAGCAGCCTCTACATAGCCGGCACGACTCTATCTAACTGGCCCTCTTCTTCAATTGGCACTACGGGCACATTTCAACCTAATATGCTCAGTTCATCCTATAACGGCTTTGTGGCACGCATAAACCCTACCAATGGCCAAAGGATTTGGGGGACCTACTATGGGGGAACTGTCGGATCTGTATTTGGAGAATCTATTTTCGTCGGGCTCGACAACAGCGTTTACTTTGGCGGCTATACAAACTCCACCAGTCCCATCATTGCTTCAACAGGAGCTTATCAGCCCTCCTATGGCGGGGGCACTTGGGATGCCTTCCTAGCAAAATTTAATCCCACCAACGGCCAACGGATCTGGGGCACATACTACGGTGGGCCTCAAAGTGAATGGATACACTCCCTAACCAACGATCCGACGACCAACGCTGCTTATATTGGTGGCTGGACCTCATCAACCTCAGGCATAGCCACTCCCGGCACCCATCAAACTGCCTTTAACGGCGGTCTCTTCGATGCCTTCATTGCCAAATTTTCCGAGGTGTTCATCAACCTAAGCAATGTTCCAAGTTGTGGCATCGTCGGCCAAACCATTAATGCCACTGTCACAGCTCAGACAGCGGCAGGTTGTCTACCGATCACTCTATCTGCTGCGACATTACCCAGCGGTCTCACATTTAACGCCATCCCCAACTCTGGCACAGTCTCGGGCACGCTCAGTGCTACGGGCGTCCACACGCTCTCCATCACTGGCACTGATTCCTGCAGCTCTACGACCACCTATTCTAAAATAATACACGTCGGCACCCCTCCCACCTTGCCTAATTATCCTACCGTATATGGAATGGTCGGTTTTGCCATGAATTTCAATGCTTCAGGGACTGTCCACCCATTCTTTACACCAGCCTCATATTCCATCTCGCCTCCGCTCCCCTCGGCCCTTACTCTTAATCCCTCGACAGGCTTTATCACAGGCTCTCCTAGTAATACTTCCCCGCTCACTAACTACACCGTCACCATCACCGACTCTTGTGGACACACCGCCACCAGCATCCTCCCTCTACAAGTTGTCCCTTATCAGAGTTGCTCAGCCATCAACCTCTCAGCTACGGCCACTGCGCCTAACTGCTCCAGCATTCAAATAAATTGGGCACCCAACGCCTTCTGTGGCACGGGAGATTTCGTCGCCATTCGCTACCGCATCGGCACTAATCCTTGGATAGACGTTCCCAACGCCTCTCGCCCATCGGTTCCCACACTCAGCACAACCCTAACGGGCCTCTCCCCATCCACAACTTACGAGGTCCAAATACAAACCGTTTTCGGTCAAAACACAGCTCCCAACCCTGCCGCCTGGATTACCATAGGGCACATTGCCGTCCCCGCATGTCCGTCTGCGCCTACTATCACAGGTCCAGCATCCGTCACTCACTGCAATCCTGGAGCGGTGAGCATTACGATGACGGCTACGAATTCGCCGACGAGTTGGGCTGTGGTGGGGAGCTTGCCTACGGGCTTGAGCTTGAATACGGGGACGGGTGTGATTTCTGGGAATGTGGCTGTGGGGGTGTATAGCTTTACGGTGACGGCGAGTAATGCAGGGGGGACGAGCGCGCCGTTTACGGTGAACTTAACGGTGAACAGCCAGCCTTCTATCACCTCAGCGGGGTCGCTTTCGGCGACGCTGGGGCAGACGTTTACCCATGTGGTGACAGCGACAGGGACACCAACGCCGAGCGTGACGGTAAGCGCGATCTCCCCCGCACCTGGATTAGATATCAGCGGTAATACCGTCCTCGGCACTCTATCAGCTACGGGGACATTCACGTATCAAGCAACAGCGACAAATAGCTGCGGGACAGTAAACCAGACGATCACGATCACAGTAACGCATACGCCCGCGACGATCCTCCTGACCCAAGCTCGGCTGCGAGCGATGCATGGGAGTTTTCAGGGGGACGTAGCGCTGACGCTAACGGGGTCGATTTCAAGCGTGGATCCACGGAGGCACACAGTGGCGAGGGAGTTGGTGTTGACGTTCAATCAAGCAGTGACAAGTATTAATCTGGAGCAAGAACTCGGTCCGACCATCACGTTCGGATCGCCTATCTTTTCAGGGAACACGGTGCGAATCCCATTAAGTGGACTAAAAAACAACGTAAAATATCAAGTAAAAATTAACACCGTGAATGGACAAACATTAATGGGCGTCAACAAAGTGAATTGGCGGATCATACGTGGAGATGTAAATGGGAATGGGACGGTGAGTGCGGTGGATAGTGCGCAGGCGACGGCGCATATAGGCCAGGCGATAACGAATGCGACGTTTCGGTCTGATGTGAATGCGGATGGGAGTATTACGAGCTTGGATGTGACGCAGGTGGTGAGTAACAACGGGGCGTACGTGGCGCCGTAG
- the lgt gene encoding prolipoprotein diacylglyceryl transferase, whose amino-acid sequence MSGYYVHDLRPFLIEFSEGVGIRYYGLAYVLGFVWLYWVLGFFQRRGWLSLGRGNRDELLFYVAMLGVIVGGRLGYAIIYDWGKTVRDPLSIFRVWEGGMASHGGILGVIVVLLIYARWRAISFWSLADAVAWAAPLAIGLGRVANFINGELWGRPSQVPWAVIFPQAPLVDGMMVPRHPSQLYEALFEGFLLFGILAWVRLAKSEIRPGTLSVLFIVGYSVARIGCEFFREPDEGHFVFSGITMGQLLTGLLLLGLMIGLGVVHLLSHSARAKEKP is encoded by the coding sequence ATGTCGGGCTATTACGTTCACGATCTCAGGCCATTTTTGATTGAATTCAGCGAGGGGGTCGGCATTCGATATTACGGATTGGCTTATGTGCTTGGGTTTGTGTGGCTGTATTGGGTGCTAGGTTTTTTTCAAAGAAGAGGGTGGTTGAGCTTGGGGCGGGGGAATCGCGATGAGCTTCTATTTTACGTTGCTATGCTGGGTGTGATTGTGGGAGGAAGGCTTGGCTACGCCATAATCTACGATTGGGGGAAGACAGTGCGTGATCCACTCAGTATTTTTCGGGTTTGGGAAGGGGGAATGGCGAGTCACGGGGGGATTCTGGGGGTTATTGTGGTGCTGCTCATCTATGCTCGATGGCGGGCAATCTCGTTTTGGTCTTTGGCGGATGCGGTCGCATGGGCGGCGCCGCTGGCTATTGGTTTGGGCCGTGTTGCTAATTTCATTAATGGTGAGCTTTGGGGGCGCCCTTCGCAAGTGCCTTGGGCGGTTATTTTCCCGCAAGCTCCGCTTGTGGACGGTATGATGGTGCCTCGGCATCCCTCGCAACTTTATGAAGCTTTATTTGAAGGATTTTTGCTTTTTGGAATCTTGGCTTGGGTGCGGCTTGCAAAGAGCGAGATTCGCCCGGGCACTCTTTCTGTTCTCTTTATTGTGGGATATAGTGTGGCGCGGATCGGTTGTGAGTTTTTTCGTGAGCCTGACGAGGGGCACTTTGTTTTTTCGGGCATTACGATGGGGCAGCTCCTTACGGGCCTTTTGTTGCTCGGCTTGATGATCGGACTAGGGGTTGTCCACTTGCTCTCTCACTCGGCGCGTGCAAAAGAAAAACCTTAA
- a CDS encoding aconitase family protein, translating to MTLTEKLMARAAGKASVRPGDNIWVNVDTLLTHDVCGPGTIGVFKREFGPHAKVWDRTRVVIIPDHYIFTADSMSNRNVDILREFVREQGLPYFYDVIDDPNGRWVFDPSKGQLKRQYGSRYAGVCHTALPEKGHVRPGEVLLGTDSHTCMAGAFNMFATGIGNTDAGFVLGTGKLLLKVPETMQFYLEGALPHGVMAKDLILHIIGEIGFDGATYRAMQYEGPGVASLSMDDRMTVANMAIEAGAKNGIFPCDEKTIEYVEDRIRANGTRSEYEPVELDADQKFVYTLRIDMSRLEPTVAQHPNPGNRALAKELGHIRLDRAYIGSCTGGKTSDFLAFARVIKGRRVAIDTFGVPATPTVVEELKNTYWDGVSVWNILEDAGVQMTENASCAACLGGPVDTFGRLNKPMNCISATNRNFPGRMGHKESRVFLASPYTVAASAITGRITDPREFL from the coding sequence ATGACTCTCACTGAAAAACTCATGGCGCGAGCCGCGGGGAAGGCCTCCGTTAGGCCCGGTGACAACATCTGGGTGAATGTAGATACGCTGCTTACTCACGATGTCTGCGGCCCGGGAACGATCGGTGTTTTCAAGCGAGAATTCGGTCCGCATGCTAAGGTCTGGGATCGGACACGGGTAGTGATTATCCCGGATCATTATATTTTTACTGCGGACTCGATGTCGAACCGCAACGTGGATATTTTACGAGAGTTTGTGCGTGAGCAAGGGTTGCCCTACTTCTACGATGTGATTGATGATCCTAACGGGCGGTGGGTTTTTGATCCGTCTAAGGGCCAGCTTAAGCGGCAATATGGCTCGAGGTATGCAGGGGTCTGCCATACGGCGTTGCCTGAAAAGGGTCATGTGCGGCCTGGGGAGGTGCTTTTGGGGACGGATAGTCACACGTGTATGGCTGGGGCGTTTAATATGTTTGCGACGGGGATTGGCAACACGGACGCAGGTTTTGTGCTCGGCACGGGGAAGCTACTGCTGAAGGTGCCGGAGACGATGCAGTTTTACCTCGAGGGGGCATTGCCACACGGGGTGATGGCAAAAGACTTGATCCTGCACATCATTGGGGAGATTGGTTTTGATGGTGCCACCTATCGGGCTATGCAATATGAGGGTCCGGGTGTCGCTTCTCTGAGTATGGATGATCGTATGACGGTAGCTAACATGGCGATCGAGGCTGGGGCTAAAAACGGGATCTTTCCTTGTGATGAAAAGACCATCGAATATGTCGAGGATCGCATCCGTGCCAACGGCACGCGCTCCGAATATGAGCCTGTAGAACTCGATGCGGATCAAAAGTTCGTCTACACTTTGCGCATCGACATGAGCCGGCTTGAGCCTACTGTGGCGCAGCATCCCAATCCAGGCAATCGTGCATTGGCTAAAGAACTCGGGCACATTCGACTTGATCGTGCTTATATCGGCTCTTGCACAGGCGGTAAGACCTCGGACTTTCTTGCCTTTGCGCGAGTGATCAAGGGACGCCGAGTCGCGATTGATACCTTTGGCGTGCCTGCGACGCCGACCGTTGTCGAAGAGCTGAAGAATACATATTGGGACGGGGTCTCTGTCTGGAATATCCTTGAAGATGCCGGCGTGCAGATGACTGAAAACGCCTCATGCGCTGCTTGTCTAGGCGGTCCAGTCGATACGTTTGGACGATTAAATAAACCGATGAACTGCATCTCTGCTACGAACCGTAATTTTCCTGGACGTATGGGGCATAAGGAATCGAGGGTTTTTCTGGCGTCTCCTTATACGGTTGCGGCTTCTGCCATTACTGGACGCATTACGGATCCGCGCGAGTTTTTGTGA
- a CDS encoding DUF1343 domain-containing protein, which translates to MSGILRVVWILLWSLGILRAQEVRLGIDRLVELDFEPIRGKRIGLVTNPSGVDHQGRSTIDILYHAPGVRLVALFGPEHGVYGKVPAGEYVESHRDTATGLWVHSLYGKTRKPTSEMLRGLDAIVFDLQDIGNRSYTYISTLGLVMEAAADAGIEVLVLDRPNPLGGLRVEGPRLNPQWRSFVGQYDIPYVHGMTVGELALWINRRHLSIPCRLRVIPMRGWRREMVWEATGLRWIPTSPNIPNIAAARGYTVTGILGNIGITTITGDAFPFQVITTSYLDPERFTARLMRRNFHGIRAWPYHYRVETGRFKGSHYYGARLRIDPYAQANFTAFAFHAMDTIREMTGRNLFARVSANNLSMFDKLNGCSLWRIRWIRGQRAIDFERQWEPGVQAWLREREAFLLY; encoded by the coding sequence ATGAGCGGAATTTTAAGGGTGGTATGGATACTTTTGTGGAGCCTGGGTATTTTGAGGGCTCAGGAAGTCAGGCTTGGGATAGATCGTCTAGTAGAGCTTGATTTTGAGCCGATTCGCGGTAAGCGCATTGGGCTCGTCACCAATCCTTCTGGGGTGGACCATCAAGGGCGGAGCACAATAGACATATTGTATCATGCACCGGGGGTGCGTCTTGTCGCGCTTTTTGGGCCTGAGCATGGAGTCTATGGAAAAGTGCCTGCTGGGGAATACGTTGAGAGTCATCGCGATACGGCTACGGGACTATGGGTGCACTCGCTTTATGGGAAAACGCGAAAACCGACATCGGAGATGTTGCGTGGACTGGATGCGATTGTGTTTGATCTGCAAGATATCGGTAACCGAAGCTACACATATATCAGCACGCTTGGGCTCGTGATGGAGGCGGCTGCGGATGCTGGAATTGAAGTGTTGGTGCTTGATCGTCCGAATCCTCTTGGAGGACTGCGTGTTGAGGGGCCGCGGCTCAATCCACAGTGGCGGTCTTTTGTTGGACAATACGATATTCCATACGTGCATGGGATGACTGTGGGTGAGCTTGCTCTGTGGATTAATCGTCGTCATTTGTCTATTCCTTGTCGGTTGCGCGTGATCCCCATGCGGGGATGGAGACGTGAGATGGTGTGGGAGGCTACGGGTTTGCGCTGGATACCGACATCTCCGAATATTCCTAATATTGCGGCGGCCAGGGGCTACACGGTGACGGGAATTTTGGGTAATATAGGAATTACGACGATCACGGGTGATGCGTTTCCATTTCAAGTGATCACTACTAGCTATCTTGATCCGGAGCGCTTCACAGCGCGTTTGATGAGGCGAAATTTTCATGGTATCCGAGCTTGGCCGTATCATTATCGAGTGGAGACTGGACGTTTTAAGGGTTCGCATTATTACGGAGCGAGGTTGAGGATCGATCCTTATGCGCAGGCAAATTTTACGGCTTTTGCTTTTCACGCTATGGATACCATCCGGGAGATGACGGGGCGTAACCTTTTTGCGCGAGTCTCTGCGAATAATCTCTCGATGTTTGATAAACTCAACGGTTGCTCATTGTGGAGGATTCGTTGGATTCGCGGGCAGCGTGCGATCGATTTTGAAAGGCAATGGGAGCCAGGGGTGCAGGCATGGTTGAGGGAGCGTGAAGCTTTTTTGCTATACTGA
- the ligA gene encoding NAD-dependent DNA ligase LigA, whose protein sequence is MPHENPPLSETQARQRIHTLTDRLTRYDIAYYNEGRPLISDTEYDNLYAELVQLEKSFPHLRLPHSPTLRVGAPPQESFRTIPHTYPMLSLDNTYSEAELRAFIHRTLTSLETSHCTFTLEPKIDGVAISLRYERGILTLALTRGDGLRGDDVTANIRTIRTLPLTIPTDAPLLEIRGEIYFTREAFMRINEERLASDEPPFANARNAAAGTLKLLDSREVARRRLSILCYGIAIPSPHIPAQSQLEWLHLLQSWHIPTPSPVLHAADPDTLIRHLHYLDKIRPTLPYDTDGAVIKVNEWPLQTTLGHTAKSPRWAIAYKFAPKQAHTRLRTVTFQVGRTGTITPVAELEPVELSGTRVTRATLHNFDEIRRKDIRIHDLVTVEKAGEIIPAVVGVQIDLRQGNEIPITPPTHCPSCSTSLQWDGIALKCPNTHHCPAQIIRRIVHFASRQAMNIEGLGEAVVELLVHHKLTRSPADLYTLTTQQLLTLPRFAEKSAQNLLQAIEKSKHRPLPNLIFALGIPHVGLTAAHTLAQHFPSLQALSHATRDRLLAIHEIGDTMAQSILDYFADPHHQNLIAQLHQAGITPKTTPHTYPPLLNGQTWVITGTLRHSRDHTADLLRALGATVANSVTKKTTHLLVGQNPGSKLAQAQKLGLTIIDETSWTALLSQHQIPW, encoded by the coding sequence ATGCCCCACGAAAACCCTCCTCTCTCTGAGACCCAAGCCCGCCAACGCATCCACACCCTTACCGACCGCCTCACCCGTTACGACATCGCCTACTACAACGAAGGCCGCCCCCTCATCTCCGACACAGAATACGACAACCTCTACGCCGAACTCGTTCAGCTCGAAAAATCCTTTCCCCACCTCCGCCTTCCTCATTCCCCCACACTCCGTGTAGGAGCTCCACCACAAGAAAGTTTTCGCACAATACCCCACACCTACCCAATGTTAAGCCTCGACAACACCTACTCCGAAGCCGAGCTACGAGCCTTCATCCACCGCACCCTTACAAGCTTAGAAACCTCTCACTGCACCTTCACCCTCGAACCCAAAATTGACGGCGTCGCCATCTCCCTTCGCTACGAACGCGGCATCCTCACCCTCGCCCTCACCCGTGGTGACGGCCTCCGCGGCGACGACGTCACAGCAAACATCCGCACCATCCGCACCCTCCCCCTCACCATCCCCACAGACGCCCCACTCCTCGAAATCAGAGGTGAAATCTACTTCACCCGAGAAGCTTTCATGCGAATCAACGAAGAACGCCTCGCCTCCGACGAACCCCCATTCGCCAACGCACGCAACGCCGCCGCCGGCACCCTCAAGCTCCTCGACAGCCGCGAAGTCGCCCGCCGCCGCCTCTCCATCCTCTGCTACGGCATCGCAATCCCCTCCCCACACATCCCTGCCCAATCCCAACTCGAATGGCTACACCTTCTCCAATCCTGGCACATCCCCACTCCCTCACCTGTCCTCCACGCAGCCGACCCCGACACCCTCATCCGTCACCTCCACTACCTCGACAAAATCCGCCCCACCCTCCCCTACGACACCGACGGCGCCGTCATCAAAGTCAACGAATGGCCTCTCCAGACCACCCTCGGCCACACTGCAAAATCTCCGCGCTGGGCTATCGCCTACAAATTCGCACCCAAACAAGCACACACCCGCCTCCGCACTGTCACATTCCAAGTCGGCCGCACCGGCACAATCACACCAGTTGCCGAATTAGAGCCCGTCGAGCTATCCGGCACCCGCGTCACCCGCGCCACCCTCCACAACTTCGACGAAATCCGCCGCAAAGACATCCGCATCCACGATCTCGTCACCGTCGAAAAAGCAGGCGAAATCATCCCCGCCGTTGTAGGCGTTCAAATCGACCTCCGCCAAGGCAACGAAATCCCCATCACCCCACCCACTCACTGTCCAAGCTGCTCGACGAGCCTTCAATGGGACGGCATCGCGCTCAAGTGCCCCAACACCCACCACTGCCCTGCACAAATCATCCGCCGCATCGTTCACTTCGCCTCCCGCCAAGCAATGAATATCGAAGGCCTCGGAGAAGCCGTCGTCGAACTCCTCGTCCACCACAAACTCACCCGCAGCCCCGCCGACCTCTACACCCTCACCACCCAACAACTTCTCACCCTCCCTCGCTTTGCCGAAAAATCCGCCCAAAACCTCCTCCAAGCCATCGAAAAAAGCAAACACCGCCCCCTCCCCAACCTTATCTTCGCCCTAGGCATTCCCCACGTCGGCCTCACCGCCGCACACACTCTCGCTCAACACTTCCCATCACTCCAAGCCCTAAGCCACGCCACCCGCGACCGCCTCCTTGCCATACACGAAATTGGAGACACCATGGCACAATCCATCCTCGACTACTTCGCCGACCCCCACCACCAAAATCTCATCGCACAACTCCACCAAGCCGGCATTACCCCCAAAACAACCCCACACACCTATCCCCCCCTTCTCAACGGCCAGACCTGGGTCATCACCGGCACCCTCCGCCACTCCCGCGACCACACCGCAGATCTCCTCCGCGCCCTCGGCGCCACCGTCGCCAACTCCGTCACTAAAAAAACCACTCACCTCCTTGTCGGCCAAAACCCAGGCTCCAAGCTCGCCCAAGCCCAAAAACTCGGCCTCACCATCATCGATGAAACCTCATGGACCGCACTCCTCTCACAACACCAAATTCCCTGGTAA
- a CDS encoding VanZ family protein, with product MKRSLPALLYALLILTLSSIPGQKLSADLFSLHDKPLHILLYFGAFYAFYSSIRRPHLTLATVYLYAAFDEIYQNFIPGRHSSPYDWIADALGATLAYLLLFAFRHLYAPRKPSSL from the coding sequence GTGAAACGCAGCCTCCCTGCCCTTCTCTACGCCCTTCTCATCCTCACCCTCTCAAGCATCCCCGGCCAAAAACTCAGCGCCGATCTCTTCTCTCTCCACGATAAACCCCTCCACATCCTCCTTTACTTCGGAGCTTTCTACGCCTTTTATTCCTCCATCCGCCGCCCACATCTCACCCTAGCTACCGTCTATCTCTACGCAGCATTCGATGAGATTTATCAAAACTTCATACCCGGTCGCCACAGCAGCCCATACGATTGGATCGCCGATGCCCTAGGTGCCACCCTAGCCTACCTTCTTCTCTTCGCCTTCCGCCACCTCTATGCCCCACGAAAACCCTCCTCTCTCTGA
- a CDS encoding Gfo/Idh/MocA family oxidoreductase — MKVRVGVIGVGHIGKEHVRIYAGLPGAELVGIYDLDRERAERVGARYRVKVFSDCAEMWSNVDAVSIASVTSSHYPIGKEALQAGKHVLVEKPITDNPGHARELVELASERGLVLQVGHVERYNPAFKNFLQYLTQPRFIEAHRLSPYPERSTEIGVVLDLMIHDLDIILHIVRSPITLIDAVGVPVLSRDEDIANVRLRFANGCVANVTTSRISREKLRKIRVFQSDAYLSLDYQNQEGEIYRKKEGKIIREKIEVHRDEPLKLELESFIECVRFGRKPVVSGVEGMNALELAIEITRRIQQTL, encoded by the coding sequence ATGAAAGTGCGAGTAGGAGTCATAGGGGTCGGGCATATCGGTAAAGAGCATGTCAGGATTTATGCTGGGCTTCCGGGTGCGGAATTAGTTGGGATATATGATCTCGATAGAGAACGGGCAGAGCGAGTGGGGGCACGATATCGGGTTAAAGTATTCTCTGACTGTGCCGAGATGTGGTCGAATGTGGATGCCGTGAGTATAGCTAGTGTGACGTCATCGCATTATCCGATAGGCAAAGAGGCGTTGCAAGCAGGTAAGCATGTGTTAGTTGAAAAACCCATTACGGATAATCCTGGGCACGCGCGGGAGCTGGTCGAATTGGCCTCTGAGCGAGGGCTTGTCTTGCAAGTGGGACACGTTGAGCGGTATAACCCTGCATTTAAAAATTTTCTTCAATATCTGACTCAACCACGGTTTATTGAGGCTCATCGGCTTTCGCCATATCCAGAGCGGAGCACGGAGATTGGTGTGGTGTTGGATTTAATGATTCATGATTTGGATATTATTCTTCACATTGTGAGGTCACCAATCACTTTAATTGATGCGGTTGGGGTGCCTGTTTTGAGTCGTGATGAGGATATTGCGAATGTGAGGTTGAGATTTGCAAATGGGTGTGTTGCCAATGTGACGACGAGTCGCATAAGTCGGGAAAAACTCAGAAAGATCAGGGTGTTTCAGAGCGATGCTTATTTGTCGTTAGATTATCAAAATCAAGAAGGAGAAATATACCGTAAAAAGGAAGGGAAGATTATCCGTGAAAAGATCGAGGTGCATCGGGATGAGCCGCTGAAATTGGAACTAGAGTCGTTTATTGAATGCGTTCGCTTTGGAAGGAAGCCGGTCGTCAGCGGCGTAGAGGGTATGAATGCATTAGAATTGGCGATAGAGATAACACGTCGAATACAACAAACCTTATGA